A stretch of the Oncorhynchus mykiss isolate Arlee chromosome 23, USDA_OmykA_1.1, whole genome shotgun sequence genome encodes the following:
- the LOC118943828 gene encoding myosin heavy chain, fast skeletal muscle-like: protein MSLITTNPYDFPMCSQGQITVASINDKEELDATDDAITILGFTNDEKISIYKLTGAVLHHGNLKFKQKQREEQAEPDGTEVADKIGYLLGLNSAEMLKALCYPRVKVGNEYVTKGQTVPQVNNLVSALAKSIYERMFLWMVIRINEMLDTKNPRQFYIGVLDIAGFEIFDYNSMEQLCINFTNEKLQQFFNHTMFVLEQEEYKKEGIVWAFIDFGMDLAACIELIEKPLGIFSILEEECMFPKASDTSFKDKLYAQHLGKNKAFEKPKPAKGKAEAHFSLVHYAGTVDYNITGWLDKNKDPLNDSVLQLYGKSSVKLMATLYVAAPPEDTTKKGGKKKGGSMQTVTSQFRENLHKLMTNLRSTHPHFVRCLIPNESKTPGLMENFLVIHQLRCNGVLEGIRICRKGFPSRIIYADCKQRYKVLNASVIPEGQFIDNKKASEKLLGSIDVNHKDYKFGHTKVFFKAGLLGVLEEMRDEKLASLVGMVQALSRGFLMRREFTKMMERRDSIFTIQYNIRSFMNVKTWPWMKLYFKIKPLLQSAETEKELANMKENYEKMTSDLAKALDKKKELEEKMVAMVQEKNDLALQVASDSENLNDAEERCEGLIKSKIQLEAKLKETTERLEDEEEMNAELTAKKRKLEDECS, encoded by the exons ATGTCACTCATCACCACCAACCCCTACGACTTCCCCATGTGCAGTCAGGGTCAGATCACTGTGGCCAGCATCAACGACAAGGAAGAGCTGGATGCCACAGAC GATGCCATTACAATCCTGGGCTTCACTAATGATGAGAAGATCAGCATCTACAAGCTGACAGGAGCTGTACTGCACCATGGCAACTTGAAATTCAAGCAGAAGCAGCGTGAGGAGCAGGCAGAGCCAGACGGCACAGAGG TGGCTGATAAAATCGGCTACCTGCTGGGCCTGAACTCAGCTGAGATGCTGAAGGCTCTGTGCTACCCCAGAGTGAAGGTCGGCAATGAGTATGTGACCAAGGGACAGACTGTGCCTCAG GTTAATAACTTAGTCTCGGCTCTGGCCAAGTCCATCTACGAGAGGATGTTCCTGTGGATGGTCATCCGTATCAACGAGATGTTGGACACCAAGAATCCAAGGCAGTTCTACATCGGTGTGCTCGACATTGCCGGGTTTGAGATCTTTGAC TACAACAGCATGGAGCAGCTGTGCATCAACTTCACCAATGAGAAACTGCAacagtttttcaaccacaccatgtTCGTCCTGGAACAAGAGGAGTACAAGAAGGAGGGAATCGTCTGGGCCTTCATTGACTTCGGCATGGACTTGGCTGCCTGCATTGAGCTTATTGAGAAG CCATTGGGCATCTTCTCCATCCTTGAAGAGGAGTGCATGTTCCCCAAGGCTTCAGACACTTCCTTCAAGGACAAGCTGTACGCCCAGCATCTTGGCAAAAACAAGGCGTTTGAGAAGCCCAAGCCAGCCAAAGGCAAGGCAGAGGCCCACTTCTCCCTGGTGCACTATGCCGGCACAGTGGACTACAACATCACTGGCTGGCTGGACAAGAACAAGGACCCCCTGAACGACTCAGTTCTTCAGCTGTACGGGAAGTCTTCAGTCAAACTGATGGCAACCCTGTATGTCGCTGCCCCACCTGAGG ATACAACCAAGAAAGGAGGCAAGAAGAAGGGTGGTTCCATGCAGACTGTGACCTCCCAGTTCAGG GAGAACTTACATAAGCTGATGACCAACTTGAGGAGCACTCATCCTCACTTTGTACGCTGCCTGATCCCCAACGAGTCAAAGACTCCAG GTCTGATGGAGAACTTCCTGGTTATCCACCAGCTCAGGTGTAATGGTGTTCTGGAGGGTATCAGGATCTGCaggaagggcttccccagtagaATCATCTATGCTGACTGCAagcagag GTACAAAGTACTGAATGCCAGTGTCATCCCCGAGGGCCAGTTCATCGACAACAAGAAGGCTTCTGAGAAGCTGCTTGGgtccattgatgtgaatcacaaggactacaagtttggacacaccaag GTGTTCTTCAAAGCCGGTCTGCTGGGTgtcctggaggagatgagagatgagaagcTGGCCTCTCTGGTCGGCATGGTCCAGGCTCTCAGCCGTGGATTCCTCATGAGGAGAGAGTTCACcaagatgatggagaggag AGATTCCATTTTCACCATCCAGTACAACATCCGTTCATTCATGAATGTGAAAACCTGGCCATGGATGAAGTTGTACTTCAAGATCAAGCCCCTGCTGCAGAGCGCTGAGACTGAGAAGGAGCTGGCCAACATGAAGGAGAACTATGAGAAGATGACGTCGGACTTGGCCAAGGCTCTGGACAAGAAGAAGGAGTTGGAGGAGAAGATGGTGGCCATGGTGCAGGAGAAGAATGACCTGGCGCTTCAAGTCGCATCT